In the genome of Candidatus Latescibacterota bacterium, the window TATCACTCATGAACTTGTTGTGATCGATCAACCAGCTTTCATTGTTGTGATAAATGATGTCCGAAGCGATCATGTGGCGCAATAACTTGTCCACATACAGGGGGATGCCCTTTGTAGCATTGAATATGATCCCGAATTCTCTTTCAGTGAACAGATCGTTTCCCAGCATCTTTTCATAGAACTTTTTTGTCTGGTCTTTCATCAACGGGGCCAGGGTATGACGGGCGAGGCATGATAGTGCCATGAGTCGATCGAGAGACTCTTTCTTCAATTCTGGAACAGGAAAATCGGTACTGTGCGAAAGAAGGATCAATACAGAGGATCCAAGCAGGTCCGTCTCATACACCAGGTGAGATACGAACCTGATAAAGTATGTGTCGAAATAGGAGATATCAGGAATGCAGATCAGAACTTTTTGCTTTTTTGAGAGATCATGCAGGAACTGCACGATATTGTCGAAGATGATGACTGACTGGTCGATAGTTGATGTTGATCCGGGACCATCCTCAAGAGATATAGATTGTACGATCTGTTCATGCGAAGAGACAAGTTTATCCTTTTCATCTTCGGACAGGTTATTCCCCAGCAGGTGAATGAATAATTCCATCGACTCGGCCATGGCTCTGGTTCTTGCGATATTTATCGTTATCAGATTCTGGGTCTGAGCGAATGTCGATATCCTGTCGATCAATGTCCTTTTGCCGACGCCTGTGCTTCCATCGATCAGTATCGAGTTGGAGTCATCTCTGTTTGGTGTTATGAATTTCTCCAGAAAGGCCATATCGACATCACGGCCGATAAATATATTAGTTGTTAGCATCGGAGTACGGCTGGAGGATGTGAAGATATCCTGTATCGATTGGATGCAGATTCCTGCATTGTCCGGCCTCATGCCCGGGTCAGGATGAATCAGCGAGATAATCATCGAGGCCAGCGATGAGGGAGCCGGGATTTCTGATTCTCTCAGCCTAGAGATTATAGAATTTGCGATCTTTCTTCTTAGATCATCATCAACATTTATTGCCATAGGGATATCCATCCCTGTCAAACATTCTGCTAAAGTGACGCCCAGTGCAAATAGATCGCTCTTTATTGAATAAGAATGATTTTCGAGTATTTCGGGGGCGATGTATCTTGGGGTGCCGGATATCTTTGTAACGATGTCATTTTTCATCATGGCCATCCCGAAGTCCAGCAGAAGGAGTGCCGGATCTCCATTGTCCATTTCTGAGATCATGATATTCTCAGGTTTTATATCGGCATGGATGATCTCTCTCTCATGAAGATATTCCATGGCCGAGAATATCGAAGAGAGGATATTGTAAAGATGAACATGGGTTTCCTGATCAGTGAAGAAATCCCTGATATTTTGACCGGCTACATAATCCATCGAGTAATAGGGCGTGTTATTCTGGACAAAGCCGAAATCATGGACCTTGATAAGATTGCGATGATCGAGGTCGGTCAGGATCCTGAACTCAGCTTTAAATGTTTCGTCTGTGAATTCATCAGAAGGCAGAAGCAGTTTCAATGCTACTTCCTGGTCCAAGATAGAATCATGAGCCCTCAATACCCTGCCGCTCACTCCTGCTCCGAGGGTTCCCAGTATCGTATATCGGCCGGGAAGATCGATTCTTTCTATCATAGTTGCGGATTATAATTCGAATCCGATTGTCAGGACAATGAAAAAAGCCCCCGGAGGTAGGGGGCTTTTGTGGAAAGCAAAGGTGGAATTGTATCATCCACCTCGTCCAATACCATAATCACTAAAGT includes:
- a CDS encoding protein kinase, which translates into the protein MIERIDLPGRYTILGTLGAGVSGRVLRAHDSILDQEVALKLLLPSDEFTDETFKAEFRILTDLDHRNLIKVHDFGFVQNNTPYYSMDYVAGQNIRDFFTDQETHVHLYNILSSIFSAMEYLHEREIIHADIKPENIMISEMDNGDPALLLLDFGMAMMKNDIVTKISGTPRYIAPEILENHSYSIKSDLFALGVTLAECLTGMDIPMAINVDDDLRRKIANSIISRLRESEIPAPSSLASMIISLIHPDPGMRPDNAGICIQSIQDIFTSSSRTPMLTTNIFIGRDVDMAFLEKFITPNRDDSNSILIDGSTGVGKRTLIDRISTFAQTQNLITINIARTRAMAESMELFIHLLGNNLSEDEKDKLVSSHEQIVQSISLEDGPGSTSTIDQSVIIFDNIVQFLHDLSKKQKVLICIPDISYFDTYFIRFVSHLVYETDLLGSSVLILLSHSTDFPVPELKKESLDRLMALSCLARHTLAPLMKDQTKKFYEKMLGNDLFTEREFGIIFNATKGIPLYVDKLLRHMIASDIIYHNNESWLIDHNKFMSDKVSLSFTDISSLDIDRFNFHEKEILLYLACFNNPVSGEILAIVSDLSTDKITTSIDSLIYDNILIYTDEA